AAGCATTGCCGAGACTAATTCCGACTCGGTGACTGGAGGCGCCAGGTGGTCGGCGCCGATGTTGTCGTGGCTTCCGGGTGCCATCGGTGGTGGGACAAAATCCCCGCGTTCCGGGAAGAGCGCGCCCACAACTCTCTCCAGTAAATGTGGCTGGAGAGTGCTGGTGAGTGGGGGGGTCCAGGGTCGGAGTTTTTGTCTCACGACCCGGTACGGTCTCCCCCATGGGTCGCTCTCCAGCGTCGCGAGCCATTCTCGCCACGCATCCTCTTTCGCCTGGGCTATGGCCTTCTTGAGTTGATCGCAAGCGTCCCTGTAGGCGGTGTAAAAGGTCGCCTCCAGGTCGCGGTCACGCACACGTCTTCTCCTGCTCCTGGCGTACTGGCGGCGAGCCGCAACACAGGCTCTCCGCAGCTGGCGGAGTTCCGGCCGCCACCAATACACGCGGCGACGTGGAGCCTGAGGCTTGACTCTCGGCATCGCCACATCGCAAATGCGAAACAGGGCTGCGCCGAGTTGGTCagcctctcggtcgacctgCGCCAACGGCTCGGTGccggcgcaccaggcctccacgattgccgcctcttttgccaactggcTATCGAGGCGGCCCAGGctccaccgcggaccttctgtccgctcaacagcgggccggacgactggaaccgcggagacatcgaatcggatgtatcgatgatccgatagagtctccacggccgtctccaccctccactcttgaacacggcgggctagggcgatggacgcgaacgtaacgtccacgatcgactcgccctgctgccgcacgcacgtgctctccgacCCACTGTTGATCACCGCGAGACCGAGCGAGACCGCCCACTCTTCCAGCGCCTCGCCTCTGGCGTCTGTCgcaggggaaccccaagccgtagatttggcgttgaagtcccccgcaaCTAGCACCGGGTTAGGCGATGCTTGCCCAATCAGAGCCCCGACCTCGACGAGCAGCTGTTCAAACTCCGCGAGACTCCGATTGGGCGAGGCGTAGACGCCCACGGTCACCACACTCCCGATCACCGCGACCACGAACCCTCTGCCCCTGGCTACCCCTTCGATAGCAGGGGAACCAGCGACGGCAGGGGCGACGATTGCCACCACTCcttcgtggtcggagacccagtcgtcccgtaaatgaacgacgtagggctccgataCCACCGCAACGTCGATTTGCCACTCTGCCATGCTTTGGACTAGGAGGTCCTGAGCTCTGGCAGAGTGGTTTAAATTGGCCTGAAGACAACGCAGAGCCATTAGTGCGATGTCTCCATTGGCTCCTCCACGGTCCGTTGGGACGCGGTGACGGGCCTCTTCGCCACCGTTCCTCTGGCTTTACCTCGCGCAGGGCGGGTTCTGTTCGTAGGACACGCCCTGCTGCCGATGGCATGCGCCGCCGGTTTGCCAGCCGCTGAGCATATGGCGCAGCTTGCTTCTGCGGCTGTACAATCTCGGGCCTTGTGGTCAGCCCGACCGCAGCGGAAGCACAGACGGCTGCGGTCGACGTCCCTGTCGCACTTGGCCCCCATGTGGCCTCCCTCGAGGCATTTGTAGCAGCGGAGcggcctcggctcgagcaacAGCACCCGCGCCGAGATCCACCCCACTTTAACCCTGCCAGTTGCCAATATCTTTTTGGCCGCTGCGACTGGGCAGCTGAGCCACAGCGACCTGCAGCCGTTGAAGCCCCGAACGACCACGCCTGGCCTAATCGCTCCATCAGGGCAACCTCCTTCTGCGGCGACCGCCGCCACTACTTCGTCCGCCGAGACCGCATCGTCCAGATCCATGACGCGTATCTCGACACATTTGGTAGGCCGATTGATCTGGACTTCGTCCTGATCGAGGACCTCCCGGAGCTTGGCCGCTAGAGCGTCCGCCGCCTTCTCCGGTTCGTTCGTGCCCGGCGGCACTTCGAGCATCCTCGCCCCCGTGGCTGTTGTCCTGAAGCGCACGGAGGTGAGGCCGACCTCGCCGAGTTTGACACGGCTTTTGGCCTCAGCGAGAACGCTCTCGTACCTGACCCCTTTCTCCTCAGCACCGGGTTTCAGTGTGATCGTAATGACCGCGGTGCGAGGAGGGCGAAGCTTCCTTTGCCTAGGGGCTTTCTTCTTTCCCTTTGTTTCTTTCGCCGGGTTTTTGGGCGACTTGTTCGGTTGTTTGCGAACAACGGCCGCCCATGACATTCCGGAACTGACCGGCTTCGACGGCGCTGGAGGAACAGTTGTGTTACCCGCAGCTGCTGCTGCTTCTTGAGCAGCCATGCTGGGCTTTGTCCTCTTCTTTTTCCCCTTCTTTTTGGTGACTTTTGGTTGAGCCGTTTTAGAGCTCCCAACTCTCTCCGTGTCCACAGCAGCGGGCGACTGCGTTGGAGTCGTCCCCCGTGCAGCTGTAACCGCAGTCTGCGTCGTCTTTCGGTCTGTGGCCAGTGGAGGTCGCAGACGGGGCTCCGGGAGGAGGCGCCGCTCgatgccctccatccgggcATTCAGCATGTTGCCGAACTGCTCCCGGCTGGAGCGCAGCGCCTCCTCCATTACGCGCTGGATGGTTGCCTCGTCCATACTCGCAGGCTGTGTGCGCATCAGGGCCACTTCTCTTCTTAGCTCGGCCAACTGGCCCGAGAGCTGCGTGTTCGCAGCCTCCAGCCGCGCCACCTCTTCTGTCACGGTCAGGGCTCTCAGATCCGCAACTGCACCTTTAATGGtgtcagcggcagtcttcagAGCCCTGACGAAGGTGCCCTTCAGGTTGCCCGATTTGTCGGcaacctgaagcaccacatcaaGCGCTTCCTGGACCTTCGCGTCTAAGGCGGCTGACGTCTTCGGAATGTCGTTTTCGGTTATACCGATGGTCGGCGTGCGATTCCTCGAGCGAGCCGCCCTTTCCTCGATCGCCGCCTTGGCCGCTTCAGTGTATGCGGCCAGCGCATCCTCCGCTTCGTACCGCCGTTCTTTCTCCTTTTGGGAGCTGAGCTCATCTTGGGATTTGCCGAGCCCGACGTACATCCCGTGAGTAGGCGGTCTGCCACGCCCTCTCTTACTCGAGGGCTTCAGCCACCTACTCACTGACGACTCCGAGAGTTCTGCGTCGCTAAAATGCGCGCTCGCATCGCTCTCGGAGCCCGAGAAGCTGTCCGCCGTGCGGGGCCGCTTCTCCCCCTTCCTTCGCGTGTCTCGTCCGGTTTGCGTGGGAGACGGGCCTGACTCGGAGAGTCGTTCCAGTCTCACCACTGGGATTTTCTGTGCAGTTTCCTGCGTCTGTATTTTGCGCGCCATTGGGGCTTGCACTTCCACCTCCTTTGTACAACTTAAACTACTATTTACACCTAAATCTACTCCCACACTCTCCATCTCTATATCCTTTATGCTCGCCAAATGGTCATCGTGAAAAAGATCTAGTGCAtctttgtcccctccagatttcgATGCGGGACGGTCCGACCCGTGAAGCGGGTCGGAGAGGGAGTGACACCCTCCTGgagaattattattgttagaagcactcatatttttaaaaaagttgccggggctgccggcgagacgcagtcatgaccggaataccctccggccatgcatcccatcgcgctgcgtcgcCACTTAGGATTCGGGTacacaataaaagaaaacactatACAAAAGACTATACacctaaaataaacttattattactacatacttaaaatatatatacactccTTCGTTACCACGGGGCCGCcggtccactctgaaaacagagaaagaccgggagcgacccgtggcatgccctccgcgtcagtcttagccgtggccggcgagcaagctcaagccggccccgttgcccagggtgcgccacgaggaggcgactgacatgcaccccaacctaacctaacctaacctaaccttttttttttttttttttttttttttttttttttttttttttttttttgttttacgaggaggaaaggcatttacgcctcccgcccggccgggggaccgggacgggtatgtgggactcgaccggggccataagggccccgtgccagggcagaaggccctgtcctacccactaaaacctcctcgggtttccaccgtaccgcgtgatggaggggctacgggaacgctagagcatacttccgcggcccccccgcggcgaccgccgtgaggcggtcaaatcgttgaatgcgcgcccaagggcgcgccttcctccgttgcctccgtccagtaaacgtgacggactcccccgagtccgccactggaggctgggcgccaacaatgctgacgccctggtggcggcggataagatgacaggctccgctgccgaccatcggtgtatctccacaccacacggtggaccaccacgcatcagatggtggaccaccactcctccttcgacgctcataaagagccctccgttctatatacatatatatatattgacatttacacaactatttacaatatttacataaatacatataatacatattgtacatatagtacactcctccgctatgccagcggggccgctcacatagtccactccgctgcgctcggagaagtactaggagcgacctcgcggccttcctccgcgtcagtcttagccgcggccggcgagcacacaagccggccccgttgcccagggtgcgccacgaggaggcgactgacatgcaccccaacctaacctaaccttttttttttttttttttatggttgggaaatccatcatggagaccctccgctctgggggaagagcgaagggtactgtcagactcctactgactaaaacccaacccgtgtcctccacgTGCCCATGAGTCGGaggggcgggtatcgccgaagcattcgtcgcacccctccgacgggcgttggcgcgcctgatgtaaagagtcaggcgtgccccgtcaatcactgcggctgtccacccggccgcaggactccactacgaggcgcgcgtgcggaacacgacgccgccgcctcgaggcctgttgctggtcggacggcgagacgccccgagtctgccgtccgcaggccacgccctagggtggtcgtaagtcggcgaccaccctgcgacgcccagttcgtctgctgcgggaggggagagaggaggcagcctctctctccctttccgccgcctcctttgcgagcatcacttcctcgcagaaggtggcgacggcgctccaccctgcctcgctccgcaccatcgcagagacgacggccggaagcgagaggttccccgcagcgacaccgacggccgcgacgaggtcacggcgctgctcagcccatgctgggcactccgccaacgtgtgcaacgccgtatcgtcgcgaccatcgccacaatggtggcactgggacgtcggctcccgacctatgcgacacaggtacctaccgaagcatccgtgtccagtaagcacctgcgtcagccggaagctgagggcgccgtggctcctagtgagccactccttcaaaacgggcctcaccgccgcaatagcgacggcttgccctgccgtgggtcgcgcgaatcgcgtctcccactccgccactgagacctggcggagctctgccctgcgtgcctctatctgtcgaggcaccaggcgctcaccccgctcgaccgcctccgcgcgccaccaatagagcgacgcgaggagcttagcctcgaggtcccagggcggcgatccggctaggaggctcgctgcctcgaaggagatcgtacggtatccccttatcaacctgacggccatcgcgcgctgtggcctcctcagcgcggcgacgttgcgggccgtcagggcatccgcccacactggcgcggcgtatagcgccatcgaccgtacgacccccaagtagagcctcctgcatgaggagttgggtccccccagattgggcagcaagcgcgagagcgctgaagcggcgcccaacaaccggggggcgagccgtgtaaagtgcggctcgaagttccacctactgtcgaggacgagtcctaggtatttcatcgtcgactcgacagcgatggacacccctcctaccatgatgctggacccggg
The genomic region above belongs to Vanessa cardui chromosome 21, ilVanCard2.1, whole genome shotgun sequence and contains:
- the LOC124539055 gene encoding PHD finger protein rhinoceros-like, producing MSASNNNNSPGGCHSLSDPLHGSDRPASKSGGDKDALDLFHDDHLASIKDIEMESVGVDLGVNSSLSCTKEVEVQAPMARKIQTQETAQKIPVVRLERLSESGPSPTQTGRDTRRKGEKRPRTADSFSGSESDASAHFSDAELSESSVSRWLKPSSKRGRGRPPTHGMYVGLGKSQDELSSQKEKERRYEAEDALAAYTEAAKAAIEERAARSRNRTPTIGITENDIPKTSAALDAKVQEALDVVLQVADKSGNLKGTFVRALKTAADTIKGAVADLRALTVTEEVARLEAANTQLSGQLAELRREVALMRTQPASMDEATIQRVMEEALRSSREQFGNMLNARMEGIERRLLPEPRLRPPLATDRKTTQTAVTAARGTTPTQSPAAVDTERVGSSKTAQPKVTKKKGKKKRTKPSMAAQEAAAAAGNTTVPPAPSKPVSSGMSWAAVVRKQPNKSPKNPAKETKGKKKAPRQRKLRPPRTAVITITLKPGAEEKGVRYESVLAEAKSRVKLGEVGLTSVRFRTTATGARMLEVPPGTNEPEKAADALAAKLREVLDQDEVQINRPTKCVEIRVMDLDDAVSADEVVAAVAAEGGCPDGAIRPGVVVRGFNGCRSLWLSCPVAAAKKILATGRVKVGWISARVLLLEPRPLRCYKCLEGGHMGAKCDRDVDRSRLCFRCGRADHKARDCTAAEASCAICSAAGKPAAHAIGSRACPTNRTRPARGKARGTVAKRPVTASQRTVEEPMETSH